The segment CATCAGTTTGTCTAAACTTGCAAGCTCtagatatttttgttttttcagcagaTTCCCAAACTACAAAACTATTGCTGCCTGATTGGCTGACAGAGTCTCTGTCCCATTGTTCGGCGGCTCTATCGGCCCTCTCTGTGTGTGATGCTCATTGAGAACAAGttactggtaactgctgctggaATTCTGCCTGGCTTGACATTATAGGGAATTCTGGAACTCAAGAGCAATTTAGCATTGCTATAAGGGAATAATAAaggtatgtttgtatttttaatgcaaAATATTTCAGACACTGCTTCACTTTAATGGCTTGTAGGTGAGTTCAACTAACAGTTTTCTTATATTGATCTGTGGTATACAGATTTACTGTTGAAAATTATACTGTAGTTGACTGAAAAACCATGGCAACTTAAGACTACTTGCAATTTTACTACTTGTAAAATGGAGGAGTTGTTTTTTcaaggttgtgtgtgtgcgtgtgtgtgtgtgtgtgtgcgtgcgtgggtgtgtgtgtgcatgcttcCTTTCTGTGCTGTTGAAGATTTGGAAAGTATATAACTTCAGGTATCTTGCTCTTAGTCCTGAAGACACATGTTTCTGCAGCTGCAAGGTGCTCATCTGTTTCCATCATTTCCTATGCTTTGGTTTTCTTTATAGTTTATGTTTTGGTCTACGCACCACAACAAACAATTTTGTTTACAAAGCGcaggttattttgctttttttttcattatttcctAAACACCTTGGGCTCTATAAATGATGCAAACACTGCGGCTTTTAATTTAATATGAATCCCACTCAGGTCTCTCCTCAGGGGTGATTGATTGCCCAATTTGCGATTTTTTAGGGTATTAAGATGTAAAAAGGCCACGATGGAGTTACAGGGGTCTATTAGTAAGATAGTTGCCCCTCAAATTACTGATCACTCTTGTGTTACAACCTTGGTACTCTGAAAAAGAAAGCAGCggacaaaacaattaaacactcTCCCTGGGTGGATCACTAAAAGGTGGACTGCGTTATTTACTTTAGCTGCTACTTAGCAGCAAATATACTAAATGAGTTGCAGAACAAACCCTCTAGGATAAACAGCTTTGTGATGTTGACAGCGTTCCAAAAAGCTTTTATCTTATTTAAGTTGTCTTGTGGTGCATCAATGCCTCCTGGAAAGCATGGAGCAAATAATAATTAGTAATTAACAATAATGGAACAATTAGATAAGGAAGCAGACATTAATGTTGGAGTCCGCACTTATTCATGTTAGCGACCCTGCGTGGGTGCATAATCACAACAGGGAATTAACATCAGGTTCAGGGTTTAAATTATGAAATGTTGTTcactttatataaattaaaatgcaattccCAAGTAATGGCTCTGCAATTAAAGTGTTACTACCATCATTTGTGTTGTTTGTCTCCATTTATCCAATCTGACtaggataaaataataatataaagtacTGTGACAAAGATACTGTGATTGCAATTATTTTCGCCCAAATGCTAATTGACCAATTATTTTGATCCCAGTTGTTGTTTGCTTTGGTACTTCTTAAAAGCTTCTGTAATTAAATGTATCTGCAGTCTCTTCACAAAGCACTATTTATACAGCTGGCAGGCAGGAAGAACATTCAGTCTCGAACGAAAGAAACTTGCTGATTGCGGACTCCCGTTATTATATTATAGCTTGAAACACCATGTTATGATTCTGAAACTATCATTTGTGAGTTACAAAGTTCTTGCTCTCTGCTAGCGATATGTCTGGATCAAAAAAACTGCTGATGGACCATTCTGTGAAATGCACGACCATGGAATACCAATGAACACAGATCGCTCACCTGTAACCTGCATTCCAGTACCAGGTAGCACTGGCCACCAGGGGCAGGAGAACGTGTAGGTCATTGAGATATTATTTGaattgcacatactgtatatggtttCATATGTTGTGTGCGTGTGGAGGGGGGCGGGCTTAAATCCTGAAAGTTTTGATAAATTCATAGAATTCATAAAGAAGGTAAACCCTTAAAATAGTCGTTTAACTCTAGTCTAATACAGTCAAAAGCAAAAGGCAAACTCAAAGAAACGTTTGTTGAAATCTCTTCCTACtagatttattttgtataattccatgtaactttttgaatatttgttacacaaacacaaacacacacacacacacacacacacacacacatacatatagcagcagtgtggagtagtggttagggctctggactcctgaccggagggtcgttggttcaataccaggtgggggacactgccgctgtacccttgagcaagttactttacctagattgctccagtaaaaacccaactgtataaatgggtaattgtatgtaaaaataatgtgatatcttgtaagaattgtaaatcgccctgggtaagggtgtctgctaagaaataaataataatatgttagctcaaagagccagctgcccaatgtttcgatatgttgtacacatctttctcaagggagcctgtgtttgaatcaaaacattgaagGTATTTTAAGTGTTTGACaacatgacaactacttgttattgtttatgttcaaatccatgatttattcttacatgatgtaatggtgttttatatattgagacatcatttttacttacaactttaaatctgtattaattctaattaacactattttatataaacttatatcatgcaatgctggctctgaggatcagacttgatttggcctccccagcgcatccttctgaattaattttgtttgtttatttatttaaatgttatatatttattggagttaattagttcattcttttctgttgagtcccgctggcatatatatatatatatatatatatatatatatatatatatgtaattccTCTACAGTCAAGTCCACTAACCCATTCTCTCTAACTCACAAAAACATGATAccgctttttctttttttttttccagagtaaCAATAGCATAATTGGGTACAGGATTAAAGATCACTTTAACTAAATGCAGTATGGGTGAAATAATAAAGGGGTTAATCTATGCTTTGtataaaaaaagtacatttcatCTGCCAGCCAGCACCTCTACAAACTGCTTCCTATCATTTGAATTGCTGCCATTACTTGAATCTTGATTCTAACTGATGTCTGCGTGTGTCTGTTACAGGATGTACAGCTTTATGGGCGGAGGGCTGTTCTGTGCTGGCGTAGGGAATATTCTCTTGATTGTTTCCACAGCAACAGATTACTGGATGCAGTACCGACACTCTGGTAACTACATGCACCAGGGACTATGGAGATACTGCGTGACTGGAAAATGCTATAGTCACACCGACAGCATTGGTAAGAGACTGGAAGAATATACTGTAGCACAGTAACGCAGTAGAGCATGagtttaccaaaaaaaaagaataacacaGTGTTATATGTTTTCGGAGCAGGGTTTATGACAGCCCAGAAAGAGTAGGTCGTTGGTAggaatctaaacagtggcaggtcTTTTTCTTTTGTGAATTTAGTGCTCACGTTAGTTAAGGGACAATACCACTGGCTTCAGTCCGGCATGGTGCCGGCAGGTGCAGTGAGAGGCTCCCCCCTTACAGCTTTTCAGTCCTGGCCTGAGCGCTCACTCCTCTTCAGTCCAGCACCTCCATCAAGCAGAGACTGAATTGTGTAGTTTTGCGCTTTGACTATAGTGCACTCGCTGGGGGCAAAGCTCAGCCCATCAATCACATTTCACATGAGATTCATGATTCAAGCCCTGATGGACCACCAGCATCTACTGGCCTCAGCTGTGACTGATCACTTTTATTTCGGATCGCTTTAAATTGAATATCACCACTATTTAGGAAGAAAAGCTTACAACGTGCAAAAAACAGAGAAACTAAAACTTTAAACACAATACATCAACAGTGTGTGATCAAGACGTGTTGAAACCACTTGCTTGTCGTTACCTTCATTCAAATGGCATTTTAAAGACGTGATGATTGCACATTGCTTAGCCAGTGTGGGTAGGGTACATGACGCACAGGGACATGTTTTCTAACCACTTACTcgctaaaagaaaaacattccTTGCAAATGAGTAATAAAGAACTTGAGACTGTTTCAGAGACCCAGGGATAATAATGTAATCGTTCTTCATGCAAGGAAGCTGGTTCTTGTTGTAGAACAGTTACAATTGTTTCATTCCCCTCTGGGTGTCACTGTCacctttgcacttgctttaaaatgcttTGTTATATTAATTTGATGTTTGGTCTTAGCTTTGCAAAATTAACAGAGAGGtatttttatacataaaaaaagaagtaaTACATGTGACTGAAATTAAAGACCCCAAGGGGTTAATAGCATTGCATATGATGTGTGTGTAATCGCTGATCCATGACTCTGGTATTGAAACTGTGCCCATGCCAGCTTACTGGGATGCTACCCGGGCTTTTATGATTCTCTCCTTACTGGCCTGCTTCATTGGTATCATCATTGGCATCCTGGCGTTCATCCACTACTCCTCCTTCGAAAGGTTCAACAAAACCTTTGCCGCAGGCATTCTTTTCTTCATTTCATGTgagttgcaatttttttttaaactattttactgCTGTTTTTTGTCCCATCGCTGCTATACGCTTACCTATCAGGGggttgtccaaaaaaaaaacattcggaAACCTTCTcaattaaaatcattttaaaaaaactgcactGACAACATCTGGCCACTAGGGGCTCTGCACTACACACAGGAGTCCATTGGAAGTTAGTGTAAACAATATTACCGTCACATCAATCATAACATTGGTTTACTTTGCTTTTACAAAAAGATACACTATACACAATATGCATTGCAAGCTACTGAGCAGGTATGCAAAtaaagtgaataaataaataaatcaataaaggaCTGGGTTGGTCTCTTTGTGATGTGGCTGTTTCGCGACCCTGCTCAGTTTGAGAACCCCAGGTTTAGGACATTTGAAATAAGCTCTTCACATGAGCCTTGTGTGCTCTGTCTTTGCAGGCATCTTTGTATTGCTGGCTATGGCTGTGTATACTGGGGTGACAGTGAATTACTATGGGAAGCGGTATGGCAATTGGAGATTTTCCTGGTCTTACATCACTGGCTGGGTGGCGGCCGTCCTCACATTCTTCTCAGGTACACAAGGCTCCTATTATCAGCACTGCTGCAGTGAAGCACACCTGAGTCAAACAGTGTCAAAGCTAAAGGGGTCACAATTTACTGAACAGTGACATGGAATTAATACTGAACTAGATCTACATTTTGAatgtctaatgtttttttttatattactaattTCAGAAGGCCAAATACTTAGTGAAGAAGGaatgttgcatatatatatatatatatatatatatatatatatatatatatatatatatatatatatatatatatatatatatgtatatatatatatagaagaaataaaattagataatgtacaatatagaataataaaggaaaataaatggataaataaacttTATTAAATATCTAAACCTGATGGTTTAACTAGAAAGGCATAGCAGATTGTTAAATCATTAACTATGTTGTAAAaaacatcacaagcacattaataggTATAAGTGAGTgttgttaccatggcatcaaaagcctacaaGTACTGccattgtttgttttcaaacacactctaccttgacaaaggcatgttaaacataccgaaactttgtgggggaaaaaaaactataatatatatataagtttagtATTTAATTATGTTATattgaattactttatataaGAATCTCTCTATAGAACCTTGATAAGGGTTCCAGAAGCATTTAGTTCTATTGTTTAGGATGTGCAGGAAGCCTCTTTTGTAGTAGTGAAATATCAATTAATATTGTCAGCATTCATTTTGTGAATACACTCAATCGTAAATGTGTACTTAAGCTCCAAAATGAAAACCAACCATGTTTGTTTTGTAGGGATCTTCTACATGTGTGCCTACCGTATGCACGAGTGCCCCAGAAACACAAGCCCACACTAGGAGAAGAAGCCTGGTCCATTTTGCTACGGGAAAGCGATTCACTGAATTTGAAATCCAGGAATGCCATTTCCATTTTGAAGCTGGGATGCTGACTCTCATACGacaatgataaaataataaagcaatgaAATAATGTTGTGTTAACTGGTCTCTGAGTGAATGCACAATGATACAACGGGATTGAATGATAGAGGAGAAAACTATCTCTgctgcacaaacacacacgtgTACAAATCACTAAAACCAGCATCTTTGCATCTTCACATTACTATTAGAGCTTATGTTCCAATGCTAATCAGATGTAGCAGCCTAACAGCCATGTGTTCATTGGCAAAGATTCTCtgatataaaatgaataaaagttagaaacaaaacaaacacaacaacctGAATAAGTTATGACCCCATGGATTCACTGCactattagggcagcagtgtggagtagtggttagggctctggactcttgaccggagggttgtgggttcaatccctggtagggggcactgctgctgtacccttgagcaaggtactttacctaaaattgctctagtaaaaacccaactgtataaatgggcaattgtatgtaaaaataatgtgatacctggtaacaattgtaagtcgccctggataagggcgtctgctaagaaataaataataatattaggcaAGTGGAATGGCTGGACAGTGTTGCAAGCCATGGGATAGAGACTAAACATCTATGGGGCTTCTCTCTACCACAGTAGGGTCTGCTGTGCAGTCTCTCTGACATGTGGAGTAACAGGTGGGGATGTGAAAGTGCAGGGTGAGTGGGTTGGTGCATTGACAGCTCAGAATGCCATCTCTATAGTGTCCTGCTGGGCATTCAACATATTACACAGACATTCACTATCGCAGACTGACTGCCACACTTATCTATCTTTACATAAAGCACATGGTAAAGGGGCTcctgtgtatgtctctgtgtgatCCTTGGTGAAGGAGGCTGATTTACTTGGGGATGGATCAACCTGTACCTCCAGACGCATTGCACACAACAGTATTGACTGCAAGTACTGCTGCAGTCTGCAACTGTTCAGCACAGTACACAGTTTGTGAGTGAACTTTGGTATGCACAAATGGCAAcgcataaaaaaatgtataatttggtTTTACACGTTGATGACAGGGTTTTCATATCGGTTTGTACCAATCCTTGGAGATATTTCATTTATTAAGAAAACGTGCAAAAAAGACTGATTGGAAGAACGCCAACATTCATACACGTGAAAATCGTCCACACC is part of the Acipenser ruthenus chromosome 39, fAciRut3.2 maternal haplotype, whole genome shotgun sequence genome and harbors:
- the LOC117397093 gene encoding lens fiber membrane intrinsic protein-like isoform X1; this translates as MHDHGIPMNTDRSPVTCIPVPGSTGHQGQENVMYSFMGGGLFCAGVGNILLIVSTATDYWMQYRHSGNYMHQGLWRYCVTGKCYSHTDSIAYWDATRAFMILSLLACFIGIIIGILAFIHYSSFERFNKTFAAGILFFISCIFVLLAMAVYTGVTVNYYGKRYGNWRFSWSYITGWVAAVLTFFSGIFYMCAYRMHECPRNTSPH
- the LOC117397093 gene encoding lens fiber membrane intrinsic protein-like isoform X2 gives rise to the protein MYSFMGGGLFCAGVGNILLIVSTATDYWMQYRHSGNYMHQGLWRYCVTGKCYSHTDSIAYWDATRAFMILSLLACFIGIIIGILAFIHYSSFERFNKTFAAGILFFISCIFVLLAMAVYTGVTVNYYGKRYGNWRFSWSYITGWVAAVLTFFSGIFYMCAYRMHECPRNTSPH